The Proteiniphilum propionicum genome contains the following window.
TTGCCTACAGGGTCCGGAAGGAAATACAAAACGCGATATGTGACGATAAAACTTTTCTTTATGCCTACAACATCATCGAGCGCGATCACAATCCATACGACGAAGATCAAAAAGGCAAAACGGTGAAGCTGAAATCTGAAACATTAGCCTCATCTGAAGAGATTGAAGGTGAGTGCGCCCGCTACAAAGAGGATTATCCAAAGAACAACCTGGGCGATTATCTGCTCGATGATACAAATTTTGAATTTTACAACGAACGAATAAATGATTTCATAGTTGATGAGGAGTGGTGGCTTTTTGTTTTCAACAAAGCCTATGAGATCTTCGATCGATTACGCGTCCTGGCTTACGATCCCTTTAAAGCACATTACCTTGCAAACAACATCTATTTTGGGGACATGCTAATGGAAGAAACCATCCTCGACCTCCTGCTCATGCTGATCAACAACTACAACTATGATCTGACACCGGTACAGAAGAAGAAACTCAAAATGCTTGCAATAAGCATAGAACAATATCGTAATGAGCAATTTCTTGTGATTGAGAATAAGTATCTCGAAATCATTCCCTCTCTCAACCTCAATGAGGTAAAATGGATGAAAGCAACCAAGCAGTTCAATCATCATCTCATCACACATTGGGTGACCCACCCCGATTTCACGCATGATCAGCAATTGCAGATCCTCAATCTGATTGAAGATAAATACCTCATCGAAAAGCAGCGTCATCCCGATCTCTTTTATTACGATTTATCCGGATGTTTCACTCAGCTACGGCAGCGCTTGATATGCGATGATGACAACAGCGACAATTCCGATGCACAAGCTGCATCCAACCCACCAAAAAAACATCTAACCATGAAACAAACCATCGCGGAACAGAGCACGGTGATAGATGATTTTAAAATCTATATCGCCAAACTCACCGAGATAATCAGACAAAAGGATGAAGAACTGCGGTTGCTTGCAGTCAAACACGATACCGAGATCGAGAACATGAAGATTCTCCTCAACGATCATACAGAGAACTACAACCGCAAAGGGCTGACTCTTGCTCAGATGATTCTCGTATTCTATTACATGCTGAATGAGCTGGGCGTCAACTTCAACAATTCACTCAAAGTGCAATGGGCCCGTTTCATGGTGAAAGTCACAGGCAAGCATATTCAAAATATCAAAACGGAACTCAATATCGACTTCGAAAGCACAAAAACCAAAAAGAATCTCAAGATTGTGGGCGATCTTTTCCGGGAATTGCTCCCTAAAATCACAGCAAAAATAGAAAATGATAGTATATAACATTATTTAACGCAATTGGTAGTGACACTATTACACTACTTTTCCCACTACCACCCAATTTTTGCCTTTTATATTTGCACCACTGTCTCACTGTCGAGTCAGTGGTGCTCTTTTCTATTGGCACGGATGATCACCTATATGCTTTTTTGAAACCATGGAAGAAAAGACGATTACCTTCAATGAGATCCCCGAGGCGATGAGCTATCTCATCGGGAAGATGAACGACCTGGAAGAGCTGATCAGAACTTCGGCCGACACGCAACCCGACCCGAATGCCTGGTTCAACATCGAAGAACTATGCGAATACCTGCCCGACCGGCCGGCTAGACAAACGGTCTACGGATGGGTCTTCCAGAAGAAGATCCCCTATCACAAGAAAGGAAAAAAGCTGCAGTTTTTGAAATGTGAGATCGATGAGTGGCTGCATACCGATGAAAAGCAGCAGGAATCAATTGAGTATCCTCCTATTCGATTTAACAAACGCAGATTGTCATGAACGAGATCAAACATTACGCCGTACTCTATGAGTGGGCCGACTGGGTCGATTCACAGGATGTGATGCAGAAGCTCCACATCTCCGTACGTACTTTGCAGTACTGGCGGACCAATCGGCTATTGCCCTATTCCCGCATCAGGGGGAAAATCTACTATCGAAAATCCGACATTCTCACCATTTTGCAGAAAAACTATAATGGTACAAGGAAATCTTTGTTGCCGGAGGTCAATGATTGATTGAATTTCGATGAATCAACTATAACAGCACCATGGAATCGAACAGTCTCTCTTCCGATGCAACGCAACCGGAAGATCTCCTGGATATTGACATCGAACAATTCAGGGGCAATAATTTCATAACGCTGTTGGAGGCTGATCTGAACGACAACCTCCGACAGCTTAAAGCAACACTCCCGGCCGGTCTTCTCGAGGTCAAGACCGCGAACAACTGGATCGAACAGGCTTCCAAAAGACCAATCCCCAGGATGCTTTTCAGCGAGTTCTGGTACGAGCAGGAGCTCTGCATCCTCTTTGCCGATACCAACGTGGGCAAGACGATCCTGGCGGTGCAGATCGCTGATAGCATCTCCTGCGGACGTTCCATCCCGGGATTCAAACTGGAAACTATGGCGCAGAAAGTGATCTATTGTGATTTCGAACTGAACGACAAACAGTTCCAGGGTAGGTACTCCCACAATTATGGAGAATCTTATGTTTTCAGCGACAACTTTCTCAGGGTGGAGATCAACCCGGATGCTGTCTTTCCTGAGGATGCTTCTTTCGAGCTTTCCCTCAGCAACGCGATAGAAAGTGTGATTATCGAAACCGGTGCCAAGATCTTGATCATCGACAACATCACTTACCTCCGCCATGAGAACGAGAG
Protein-coding sequences here:
- a CDS encoding helix-turn-helix domain-containing protein yields the protein MEEKTITFNEIPEAMSYLIGKMNDLEELIRTSADTQPDPNAWFNIEELCEYLPDRPARQTVYGWVFQKKIPYHKKGKKLQFLKCEIDEWLHTDEKQQESIEYPPIRFNKRRLS
- a CDS encoding helix-turn-helix domain-containing protein, translating into MNEIKHYAVLYEWADWVDSQDVMQKLHISVRTLQYWRTNRLLPYSRIRGKIYYRKSDILTILQKNYNGTRKSLLPEVND